The Rudaeicoccus suwonensis sequence GCACGAGGAGATGATCAGCCCCGAGGAGGGCCGCCGCGCGGTGATCGTCATGGATGGCAAGTACTTCGTGCTGCAGCCGGAACTCGCCACCTGGGGTTACAAGCCGATCGAGGGCGCCCAGCCGGTTCCCGAAGGCTTCCACTGCTCATCCGACAAGAACGACCTGTGGTACTCCGCCGAGGACATCGCCAAGGTGTTGGAGTCGGGCGTTTGAGCGGCGAACCGGTGCTGCCCTACGGGCGGCAGTCGATCGACGAGTCCGACATCGCGGCGGTAGCCGCCGTGCTGCGCGGCGACTGGCTCACGACGGGTCCCGCCGTCGATGCCTTCGAGCGTGAGATCGCGGCTGTCGCGGGATGCGAGGAGCCGGCAGTCACGGTGACGTCGGGCACGGCCGCCCTGCACACGGCATACGCCGCGACAGGTGTCGGTCCTGGCGACGAGGTCATCACCACCCCGCTGACCTTCTTCGCGACGGCAACCTGCGCGATGTGGCAGGGCGCGACGATCGTCTTCGCCGACGTCTGCGAAGACACCGGCAATCTCGACCCGGTCGCGGTCGAGGCTGCCGTCACCGACCGCACAAAGGTCGTCGCAGGCGTGGACTACGCCGGTCACCCGATCGACGCCCCGGCATTGTCGAAGGTCGCGCACGCCGCGGGTGCTGTGCTGCTGGAGGATGCAGCCCACTCGATCGCCGGATCACTCGACGGCGTGCCGGTCGGGTCGCTGGCCGACGTAACGACCTTCAGCTTCTTCCCGACCAAGAACCTCACCACCGCCGAGGGTGGCGCCGTGGTGTCGCACAGCGCTGAAATCCTAGGCGCCGCAAGGGATTTCAAGAGCATCGGCTACACGCGTGACAGGGCGAAGTGGTGCTCGCAGGAGGACGAGGGTGTCTGGTACTACGAGGTGCACTCACTCGGCCTGAACTACCGTCTGCCGGATGTTCTCGCGGCGCTCGGCAGCAACCAGCTGACCCGC is a genomic window containing:
- a CDS encoding DegT/DnrJ/EryC1/StrS family aminotransferase, which encodes MSGEPVLPYGRQSIDESDIAAVAAVLRGDWLTTGPAVDAFEREIAAVAGCEEPAVTVTSGTAALHTAYAATGVGPGDEVITTPLTFFATATCAMWQGATIVFADVCEDTGNLDPVAVEAAVTDRTKVVAGVDYAGHPIDAPALSKVAHAAGAVLLEDAAHSIAGSLDGVPVGSLADVTTFSFFPTKNLTTAEGGAVVSHSAEILGAARDFKSIGYTRDRAKWCSQEDEGVWYYEVHSLGLNYRLPDVLAALGSNQLTRIAKFKKRRQEVTDRYNQGLADIPELVLPAHRPGADPMWHLYPLRIVDGRRRELFDHLRANAVGVQVNYIPVHHQPIFAELGWRKGQFPIAEAYSAQEISLPMFPSLTDDDIDRVIDLVRSFVRA